A stretch of DNA from Lotus japonicus ecotype B-129 chromosome 4, LjGifu_v1.2:
GAGAGGTGGCACGAGGAGACTAGTAGTTTCCACATGCCATTTGGGGAGATGACTGTCACCCTTGACGACGTCTCCGCTCTTCTTCACATCCCGGTTGGTGGGAGATTCTACACTCCAGGAGTGGCCTCGAGATATGATGTGGCAGAGACCTGCGCTTTGCTGTTAGGGGGGGATGCAGATTTGTACATGGCTGAGTTTGATAAGCTTAGGGGTCCGACTATGAGGTTCAGCTTCTTGCGAGACCTTTACCCGAAAGCTGTTGCAGGTTTGTTTCATTCATTATCTGAACTTTTTCCaactattatttatatttacttaatCATAATTGGTATTACATTGTAATGTAGAGGGGCGGTACGAGCATGCAGCCAGGATGTACCTGATGCATCTTGTTGGCGCGACATTGTTCGCCGACAAGAGTGGGGGGCACTCATTCTCCGCCCGTTGGATAGGCATGCTACAGGATCTTGAGCGGGTGTCGGAGTTCGCGTGGGGCGCCATGGCCCTTGCCacgttgtacgaccagcttgGACAGTCTTCTCGCAGCGGGGTCAAACAGATGGGCGGTTACACTTCCCTGTTGATGGCCTGGGTCTTTGAGCACTTTCCAGACAGGCTCGTTCGCCGGTATGCGAACCCGGCTTACACAGAGGACCAGCCCAGAGCTCGTAGGTGGACAGAGTCACGGTCGGGGCATGCTAGGCTTGACGAGAGGCGAGTACTACTTGATGAGTTGACGACCGACGACGTCACTTGGACTCCATATGAGGCCCACAGGGAATGGCGACAGCGGGATGAGAGGGCTTTGTTCTCAGGCTACATTCGGTGTCCCTATCCCCCTGCTGTGCGACCTCATCTTCCGGAGCGGGTCATGCGACAGTTTGGGTATATACAGACGATCCCGCGCCACCCTAGTGAGATGGATAGATCTCCCGCAGCTGAGGCTGTTGATGCGGCATTCGCAGGTTATGTGCAGTACTCATTCCCTGAGGGCGACCCTGCTATAGAGGAGGGACAGGCTGTGGGCGGTTACATGGATTGGTACGCTAGACGGCTATGACGGCCACCGGCTCCAAAATCTACTTACCGGAGTTGCCATCTTTTTTATGGCCATATATACATGAAGTGATAGATGTTGTCGGGGATGGTAATTGTGGATACAGAGCCGTCGCTGCATTGCTGGACCTTCAGAACGGTCAGGACGGTTGGCCTCGGGTTAGGGAAGAGCTGATTGTAGAACTCACACTCTATGAGAAACACTATACACGCATGTGGGGTTATGATGTGGTACAAGCCATGCACAATCGTCTCACTCTCCCTCCTGATGGTAGAGCCACTAAAGCCAAATGGATGCATCTACCGGAGATGGGGTACCTTATTGCTAACCGGTTTCGGGTGGTTTTCATCTCCATCTCGTTAAAATCTAGTTACACTTACCTTCCGATGAGAGGAGGCGCCCCACCGTTAGAACATCCTGTCATAGCTATTGGTCATGTGACcaatcactttgtacaggtataTCCTCAATTAAATACATATCTTCTTTTTTATAAATACACTCTCTTGTCACGTTAAACAATTTATATTGAAATATATCTAATTTTACTACTATACTCTTAAATGTAGCTGAAGTTGGTGTctggacatcctatgccgccaattgctccCCAATGGGAATACAACGTTGAAGAACCCGAGTCCGAATGGTGTAAACCGTATAAAGAGCGTTTGGATAGATTTATGGCTGAACACActgtttggattggtccttgtgttattaccaactttgatttaacagacataacagaagattgataatatgattcatgtttgtaatgttgtaACCATGTCTGTAACCATATTATTAGCAAGAATATTTTCCTACATGTATTAA
This window harbors:
- the LOC130712187 gene encoding protein MAINTENANCE OF MERISTEMS-like; this encodes MARTKQTKRVSSEELADRRAYLHASHRRGDHDTDVSTSRKRARKGAPKATTEVPAPATEVPATQVPDTEVPAPATEVPATQVPATEVPALSTPEVTATEVSPQSTPEVTAHDTVEPSTSSLDIDAVEESESESGSESGSESEIEGEDVEVEDPNMPPLQRDPPFPGGPVELSLLQHYPDHIAPWTWHTLLGTTDPRYSERGDLRLATAGTKLGLMTCEGDNYREVRLIVERNGLYPLVRCSYVETDPGLISALVERWHEETSSFHMPFGEMTVTLDDVSALLHIPVGGRFYTPGVASRYDVAETCALLLGGDADLYMAEFDKLRGPTMRFSFLRDLYPKAVAEGRYEHAARMYLMHLVGATLFADKSGGHSFSARWIGMLQDLERVSEFAWGAMALATLYDQLGQSSRSGVKQMGGYTSLLMAWVFEHFPDRLVRRYANPAYTEDQPRARRWTESRSGHARLDERRVLLDELTTDDVTWTPYEAHREWRQRDERALFSGYIRCPYPPAVRPHLPERVMRQFGYIQTIPRHPSEMDRSPAAEAVDAAFAGYVQYSFPEGDPAIEEGQAVGGYMDWYARRL
- the LOC130710079 gene encoding uncharacterized protein LOC130710079; the encoded protein is MGYLIANRFRVVFISISLKSSYTYLPMRGGAPPLEHPVIAIGHVTNHFVQLKLVSGHPMPPIAPQWEYNVEEPESEWCKPYKERLDRFMAEHTVWIGPCVITNFDLTDITED